acgctttatcaggcctaaagttattccaacaaatagttggaatagtaatgttaaagtatggccgccgttcctgcttcgaaattcgaaaattttacgtcgtttgtgtaagtcgtccgtgaatagggatttacgtcatttacttccatgccgaaatcaataggcccgtgcggcgtacgttgccgcaatgcacactgggaaatgtaggcggacggcgcatgcgccgttccaaaaaaacgtcaatcacgtcaggtcaagctccattaacataaaacacgcccccttagccgaatttgaattaggcacgcttgcgcccgccgcatctaagctacgccgccgtaacttagcaggcaagtgctttgtgaatcatgtacttgccttgctaactaacggcggcatagtgtaaacacgatacgctctgccgccgcaaagttagagAGCTATTGCTCTCTATGTGAAAACAGTGGTCTCCCTGCAGAATTCCCACACACCCCCTGCTGAGTCAGAGCTAGCGCTCTCCAATTATGCATTTTACTGATTGCAAAGCTATAGGTCAGACTCAGCAGGGGGCATGTCAGCCctttgcagagagaccactgcttccataaAGAGAGCAAGAGcccttctctgcagcatgctggcaggggacaggtttttctactcaggctgtgaATGCCTTTTAAAGCAAAACACACATTTTAGGTTTTGATGCCTCtgaatgtatttagctgatttagttaggctgtaatttttttttaggattgtccgtagaaaaaaaaaacacttgacttTTCCAACGAGCCGGTTTCTTCTCAAATGTCAATATGTTGCAGCAAAAAGGATAaaattacaaaatataaaaaagtaaggACTCGAGTTAAGTGCTCGTCTGTGAATATAAAACGGTGCTTTGGACAGTGATGGGTCATTTCACAAACGTGAGAACTGGGAGGGTCTGCAGGTGACAGAACAGATGTGGATGCATTGTAAGGACACAGAGGGAAGATCCCATTGGCCGTTAAGATCCAGCTTGTCTTGGGAAATCAGTAGGATACATCGCCCATATCGGTGCggaatgaagatttttttttagatcaacgTTGGCTGCTTAGTCTTGTAAACATTCAGTCATAAATAATACTGATCCGGTTCACACCAAGGACCCCGCCTGACTCTGAGCTGGAACCATAACGGGCACGGCCCCCATGCGCACCAGATTGGACGCAGTCACCCCAGACGAAACGTTTAAATCCTTCCTGGGAGCTTGCTGTTCCACGCCATTTGTTTTCTGGGTGGAGCTTCTGTTTGTTGGCACGGCGGTAGTGTAGTAGTTGCCATTTATTGGCGCCATGTACGAGGGCAGGGACTGGCTGGACATACTAGGGGTCGGTGTTGTGACTCGGACTCTGTCGCTGATATAGGGGGGTCTGTAGCCGGCAGTGCTGCCTGTTGCGGTATTTATGGAGGTGGTGTCAGAGGGGGATTTGGGAGGGTAAGGCTTGTGGTCCCGGTTGCTGTTCATGGAGGATAGGGTGCCGTTTTTGAAAGTAAGCTCTGACCCATTTGCTTTGGCCCAGGTGAGCGTTTTCGGGGCCGCTGCGTCCTCCCTGAAGATAAAAGCAGAGATATTAAAATGAGCAATTCAATTCattatacagtgaaaccttggtttgcaagcataatttgttccagaaacatgcgtgtaatccaaagcacttgtatatcaaagcattttttttacagagtataaaagagaagagaggcgcctctaagtgtagcaataaattgctaaatgttgtaccttcattaaatgtaaccatattgctacacttagaggcgcctctcttctcttttatactcggttgtgacatggcgctactcttatatcaagacatcgcttgtatatcaaggcaaaatttattaaaacattttgcaaaacgctctcaaaccaagttactctcaaaccaaggttttactgtacctgaACAGATAAGGATACATCTTACATGGAAAGTGCTGTGTATTTTCACTGAGCAGAACTCAAGCAAACAAAAATAAGTAACccgttagaaaaataaataaaaaaaggcaggttttttttgccatttaatCTTGAGTTGTCTTACACGTTACTCTTTTTTGTTAGTAGATGTCCTCAATCTTCTGGGTTGAATAATATCCAACATCATTCAaaccacttcctctgagcccagtccATCATTGATGGACCAGACAGTCTGGACGCACTGTGCTAATGCACTAAACAGAGTGCCCTTAGAATAAgagatgtttgatttttttttttttaagtctggtGGGGAGttcgggggtgttttttttttttaaagttcagcTGTGAAGGAATTTCTAACGTGACTGTTaaatataaagaaaagaaaacagaaattgtgaataaaaaaaaaaaaaacaagagcaaaTCCTTATTACACTATTACCTTAACCTGTACAGGAGCAAAATAAAGTACAGAAACAAAGTCTGTGAAGGTGCTTAGTGACCATTCCCAGAACAGCTTTTGCTGATGATTCTTACTTAATATCATTCTCTATCTCGTCCTGAGCTTCCTTCTTCTGCCGTCGGTATAAATAGATCAACACAGTTATCAAGATGGCCAGGCAGCACAAACCGACAATCGACCCGACCACAGCCCCGACTATGATGGCCACTCTGGACGCTGGAATATAAAAGAGTGTGTGTTAAGAGAGCTCTGCCAGGAAACATTTCCACTTAAACCATTCTTCACAAATTGGTGTTTTTGTTGGCCCCCTTGTTCCTCCTGTGTGACCCTCTTATTCTTCCTGTGTCTTATTCCTCCTGTGTGGCCCTCTTATTCCCCCTGTGTCTTATTCCCCCTGTGTCTTATTCCTCCTGTGTGGCCCTCTTATTTCCCCTGTGTCTTATTCCTCCTATGTGGCCCTCTTATTCCCCCGGTGTCTTATTCCCCCCGTGTCTTATTCCCCCTGTGTCTTATTCCTCCTGTGTGGCCCTCTTATTTCCCCTGTGTCTTATTCCTCCTATGTGGCCCTCTTATTCCCCCGGTGTCTTATTCCCCCCGTGTCTTATTCCCCCCGTGTCTTATTCCCCCCGTGTCTTATTCCCCCTGTGTCTTATTCATCCTGTGTCTTATTCCCCCTGTGTCTTATTCCTCCTGTGTCTTATTCCCCCTGTGTCTTATTCATCATGTGTCTTATTCCTCCTGTGTCTTATTCCCCCTGTGTCTTATTCCCCCTGTGTCTTATTCATCATGTGTCTTATTCCTCCTGTGTCTTATTCCCCCGGTGTCTTATTCCCCCCGTGTCTTATTCCCCCCGTGTCTTATTCCCCCTGTGTCTTATTCATCCTGTGTCTTATTCCCCCTGTGTCTTATTCCTCCTGTGTCTTATTCCCCCTGTGTCTTATTCATCATGTGTCTTATTCCTCCTGTGTCTTATTCCCCCTGTGTCTTATTCCCCTGTGTCTTATTCCCCCTATGTCTTATTCCCCCCGTGTCTTATTCCCCCCGTGTCTTATTCCCCCTGTGTCTTATTCATCCTGTGTCTTATTCCCCCTGTGTCTTATTCCTCCTGTGTCTTATTCCCCCTGTGTCTTATTCATCATGTGTCTTATTCCTCCTGTGTCTTATTCCCCCTGTGTCTTATTCCCCTGTGTCTTATTCCCCCTATGTCTTATTCCCCCTGTGTCTTATTCATACTGTGTCTTATTCCCGCTGTGTCTTATTCATCCTGTGTCTTATTCCTCCTGTGTCTTATTCCCCCTATGTGGCCCTCTTATTCCCCCTATGTCTTATTCCCCCTGTGTCTTATTCCTCCTGTGTCTTATTCCCCCTGTGTCTTATTCCCCCTGTGTCTAATTCCCCATGTGTCTTATTCCCCCTGTGTCTTAATTATCCTGTGTCTTAATTATCCTGTGTCTTATTCCCCCTGTGTCTTATTCCCCCTGTGTCTTTTTCCTCCTGTGTCTTTTTCCTCCTGTGTCTTATTCCCCCTGTGTCTTATTCCTCCTCTGTCTTATTCATCCTGTGTCTTATTCATCATGTGTCTTATTCCCCCTGTGTCTTATTCCTCCTATGTGGCCCTCTTATGTCTCTTTTGTCTTATTCCCCCTGTGTTGCCCTCTTATGCCTCCTGTGTAATATTCCCCCTGTGTCTTATTCCTCCTGTGTTGCCCTCTTATTTCCCCTGTGTCTTATTCCCTCTGTGTCTTATTCCTCCTGTGTTACCCTCTTATTCCTTCTGCGTCTTATCCCCTGTGTCTTATTCCTCCTGTGTCTTATTCCCTCTGTGTCTTATTCCCCCTGTGTCTATATGCACACTGGGAGTTCAGCCCCTGTGCGTCTTTTTTGACAGGTTGCAGGCAGTGGGGCTAAATGCTGCACTGGTGCCTCCCTGGCGCATGAAAATACCAGGACTGGACGCACAGGAGCTAGGCCCCCAGTGTACATACAGTCTAAAgtgattgtaacagacctggtgatgcttgtgtgaaaggacccttattcCCCCATAAACAGCATAGCTCCACCAATGATCTGAGGGCCTGTGTCGAAGGACTTCCATTTGTGTCAGAACTGATTCTCTTGACATACAAGTCACTCTGTAATCGGCTTTTTAAATGTACCTGTCTTGGGGAAACTGTTTTGTATTTTCAGCCAATACTAGGCTGCAGCTCATCAATTGACCACAGTAGCAGAAGACACATGTACCATGTGCAGGCCTCCTAGAGGTCCTATAGTTTTAGTATCAGCTCTGGTGACATGATGAGGTGCACAAATAACATTAGACTAGTCAATGTGGCTGATTTATGTTATATGCAGCATTTCACACTCACCTGAGGTGACCTCCATTGTGATATTACACTCCGCCACACCGGCCGTGTTCTTGGATGTACACACATAAGTTCCACTGTGTTCACTGGTAATATTCGTCAGAGTTAAGGTCCCCTTCACAGAATCTACAACAAGAAAAAAAGTTGTCTATATTGTAGAAATTGAGTGTTCCCAGAAATTACACAGCAATAGACAGGAAAAGCATCCCCCTTTTGTTGCAGGTTTATACACTTCTTCCAGCAGAAGAGAACGCTGTTTATTAACAAGTTTCTTTCCAATTGTAATATTGAGGAGCACTTCAACAATGTGATCCCCAAATCTCTTACTTTTATACTTCTCTGTCAAGATGGCTGCCCAAATCTTGGAGGAGTTTAGTGTCCAAGAAGATATGCTGTACtccccaagatggctgcctggaGCCCATAGCaggagacaatggcccagatccacgaagaacttacggcggcgtatctattgatacgccgcgtaagttctacgatgcgccggcgtatctttgttttgtattcacaaaacaagatacgcctgaatgtgggctagatccgactgacgcacgtcttagtacgtcgtcgggtcttaggtgcatatttccgctggccgctaggtggcgcttccgttgatttccacgtagagtatgcaaattagctagatacgctgattctcagaacgtacgtccgcccggcgcatttttttacgtcgtttacgttaggcttttttcggtgtaacgttacccctgcctcatgaggcgtatgcaatgttaagtatggacgtcgggacagggtcgaattttccgtcgtttgcgtaaaacgttcgcgaatagggctttgcgtaagttacgttcacgtcgtctaggcattgagcgggcgtaatttaatttgaaaattcgacatgatactgagcatgcgtgcgcatgcgctgtttgaaaaaagcgtcatttacgtggggtcatgcttagtttacataaaacacgcccccctgttcctcatttaatttaggcgcgcttacgccggcacatttacgctacgccgccgtaactttagacgcaagtgctttgtgaatacagcacttacctctcaaagttgcggcggcgtagcataactacgatacgctacgcccgcttatatttacgcctatctacgtggatcttGCCCAATTAGTCCTCAAAGGGTACCTGCAGTCTGAAGATACAGCACATTGCCACCTTCAGGTTGGAGGATATATTGCAGCTGCTGTCTCCCCACACCTTATCACTatgacagtggtctccaaactgcggcccaggggccctttgcttgcctttatctggctctTAGAGCACTAtttcaccaactgacaccaatgatggcgcaccattccctctactgacaccatcaatggggggCTATTCCcatagctcccaaatgtccctgatttggaaggactgtccctgatttggagcaatgtccctctgtccctcattcctcctcatttgtccctcattttggtctgatctatatagatgaatataaaatgcactttttatccatcaaaaagtgttttccagcactaaacctttcatctgatttctaaatggctgcatttgtaaattccaaaagccaa
This sequence is a window from Rana temporaria chromosome 10, aRanTem1.1, whole genome shotgun sequence. Protein-coding genes within it:
- the ESAM gene encoding endothelial cell-selective adhesion molecule, whose protein sequence is MRSTVTAGGRWLVALGTLLLLDLTLALVEVHVEQKSVTAVEGHGITLPVWYSSSSEEKPYVIWFIQRDQMEQVQILKYMDGETSVASDFKNRLSFAHAMPVRNISIVINRTLATDAGKYQCYVNLKNDESIGSSNIGVVDVSILVPPSKPTCQLNGSPYIGANITLSCRSSSGQPNPNYSWIKKATTNVVFFPPAHDSVKGTLTLTNITSEHSGTYVCTSKNTAGVAECNITMEVTSASRVAIIVGAVVGSIVGLCCLAILITVLIYLYRRQKKEAQDEIENDIKEDAAAPKTLTWAKANGSELTFKNGTLSSMNSNRDHKPYPPKSPSDTTSINTATGSTAGYRPPYISDRVRVTTPTPSMSSQSLPSYMAPINGNYYTTAVPTNRSSTQKTNGVEQQAPRKDLNVSSGVTASNLVRMGAVPVMVPAQSQAGSLV